The proteins below are encoded in one region of Reichenbachiella sp. 5M10:
- a CDS encoding protein-glutamate O-methyltransferase CheR, which yields MVESISDEELNALMQAMKNRYGLDFTNYEKKSFKRSIVRLMMKHKIGSMLELWSRILKDKQFFLDGIDDLLVNLTELFRNPDAWIMIRDQILDKFKNKSQLKIWHAGCSTGEEVFTMSMVLDDKGMLYKTKSLATDLSDAALSKAKNGVYSLMIMKQYLRPFLEYYPNRKMDDFFEFKEKDAVIKDTYKKHVTFKKHNLVQDQVHEKFDIIFCRNVMIYFDETLKLKVLNLFNDCLNEGGYLVIGYYDIMPDGGKQIFDTYDVKTRIYKKKIIKY from the coding sequence GTGGTAGAAAGTATATCAGATGAAGAGTTGAATGCTTTGATGCAGGCGATGAAAAATAGGTATGGGTTGGACTTTACCAATTACGAGAAAAAGTCCTTCAAGAGAAGTATCGTCAGATTGATGATGAAGCACAAAATCGGGTCGATGCTCGAGTTGTGGTCTAGGATTTTGAAGGATAAGCAGTTTTTCTTGGATGGTATCGACGACTTATTGGTCAACTTGACCGAATTGTTTCGAAACCCCGATGCATGGATAATGATTCGAGACCAGATTTTGGACAAGTTCAAAAACAAGTCTCAACTGAAAATCTGGCATGCGGGATGTTCGACTGGAGAGGAAGTATTTACCATGAGTATGGTATTGGATGACAAAGGGATGCTTTATAAAACCAAATCGCTAGCTACTGATTTGAGTGATGCAGCTCTGAGCAAAGCAAAAAATGGAGTGTATTCGCTCATGATAATGAAGCAATATCTAAGACCATTTTTGGAATACTATCCTAATAGGAAAATGGATGACTTTTTTGAATTTAAAGAGAAGGATGCCGTCATCAAGGATACGTACAAAAAGCACGTGACCTTTAAAAAGCATAATTTGGTTCAAGATCAAGTCCATGAGAAATTTGATATAATCTTTTGTCGAAATGTTATGATATATTTTGACGAAACTTTGAAATTAAAAGTGCTAAACTTGTTCAATGATTGTTTGAACGAGGGAGGCTATTTGGTAATAGGGTATTATGATATCATGCCGGATGGAGGAAAGCAGATATTTGATACTTATGATGTTAAAACAAGAATTTACAAAAAGAAAATAATTAAATATTGA
- a CDS encoding response regulator encodes MSKRILVVDDSMYMRTLIKDALSNEGFEIVGEAPNGETAIDLAMELKPDLITLDNILPDMIGTDILRVLMDEGLESKVIMVSAVGQQSVINEGIELGASDYIVKPFTADDLVDVVKKHI; translated from the coding sequence ATGAGCAAGAGAATATTAGTAGTAGACGACTCTATGTACATGCGCACGTTGATCAAGGATGCACTATCCAATGAGGGATTCGAAATAGTAGGAGAAGCTCCGAATGGAGAAACTGCTATTGACCTAGCGATGGAGCTGAAGCCAGATCTAATCACTCTTGACAACATCCTGCCGGACATGATCGGTACGGACATCTTGAGAGTGTTGATGGACGAAGGATTGGAGTCCAAAGTTATCATGGTAAGTGCTGTGGGACAACAGTCTGTGATCAATGAAGGAATTGAACTAGGAGCATCAGATTATATTGTTAAGCCGTTTACGGCGGACGATTTGGTCGATGTAGTCAAGAAGCATATATAG
- a CDS encoding 4Fe-4S dicluster domain-containing protein: MAIIITDECINCGACEPECPNTAIYEGGVEWDWAGGTSLTEVELEDGTQVDANDAQEPVSEDLYYIVPGKCTECNGFHEEPQCAAVCPVDCCVDDPDYVEDEDELLAKKAWLHNE; the protein is encoded by the coding sequence ATGGCAATTATTATTACCGATGAATGCATCAACTGCGGAGCATGTGAGCCGGAATGCCCAAATACAGCCATCTATGAAGGTGGTGTAGAATGGGATTGGGCCGGAGGCACAAGCCTCACGGAAGTTGAGCTAGAAGACGGGACTCAGGTAGATGCCAATGATGCACAAGAGCCTGTGTCTGAAGATTTGTACTATATCGTTCCTGGTAAGTGTACCGAGTGTAATGGATTTCACGAGGAACCTCAGTGTGCGGCTGTCTGTCCGGTAGATTGCTGTGTCGATGATCCAGACTATGTAGAAGATGAAGACGAGCTACTGGCAAAGAAAGCTTGGCTTCACAACGAATAA
- a CDS encoding acyl-CoA reductase: protein MFIEERIKLFVALGQRLETLSAEELEEVAVSAHNHNSWFTQQSVEFALGGIRSFLDQAVLEDWVNGYDLRAVAPQKIGVIAAGNIPLVGFHDILSVLISGHKLLIKPSSDDSYLTRWILNELVQIDDRIASSFMLVDRLNDADAFIATGSDNTARYFKYYFKDKPSIIRANRSSVSVLTGEESKEELAALGQDIFQYYGLGCRNVSKILVPEGFDLTTLLDALQPYEWVIDHHKYRNNYDYNKSIYLVNREPHLDNEFLLVRESEDLVSPISVLYYQTYESEAVLKHYLTRYETKIQCIVGRDYIPFGQAQTPTIDDYADGIDTLGFLSSL, encoded by the coding sequence ATGTTTATTGAAGAGAGGATAAAGTTATTTGTAGCACTGGGTCAGCGGTTGGAAACACTATCTGCGGAGGAATTGGAGGAAGTGGCTGTGTCAGCTCATAATCACAATAGTTGGTTTACACAGCAGAGTGTGGAGTTTGCTTTGGGAGGGATACGATCGTTTCTTGATCAAGCTGTACTCGAAGATTGGGTCAATGGATACGATTTGAGAGCCGTTGCCCCTCAAAAAATTGGTGTTATTGCTGCTGGAAATATCCCTTTGGTGGGATTTCATGACATACTTTCGGTATTGATTTCAGGACATAAATTACTGATTAAGCCTAGTTCGGATGATAGTTATTTGACGCGATGGATTCTCAACGAACTGGTGCAAATAGATGATCGGATTGCATCAAGTTTTATGCTTGTGGATCGACTCAATGATGCAGATGCTTTCATCGCAACGGGTAGTGACAATACGGCTAGGTATTTCAAATATTACTTCAAAGACAAACCAAGTATCATTCGAGCCAATAGGAGCTCGGTGTCTGTACTGACAGGTGAGGAGTCCAAGGAAGAGCTGGCTGCCCTCGGACAGGATATTTTTCAATATTATGGGCTAGGATGTAGGAATGTTTCTAAAATACTGGTACCGGAGGGGTTTGATTTGACGACCCTGTTGGATGCGCTGCAACCCTACGAATGGGTCATCGATCACCACAAGTATCGCAACAATTACGATTACAATAAATCAATCTATTTGGTCAATCGAGAGCCTCATCTTGACAATGAGTTTTTGCTCGTGAGAGAGAGTGAAGATTTGGTCTCTCCTATTTCTGTGCTTTACTACCAGACATATGAGAGTGAGGCAGTATTGAAGCACTACTTGACTAGGTATGAGACGAAGATTCAGTGTATAGTAGGGAGGGATTATATTCCTTTTGGGCAGGCTCAAACGCCTACTATTGATGACTATGCCGATGGAATCGACACCTTGGGTTTTTTGAGTAGCCTATGA
- a CDS encoding cation diffusion facilitator family transporter, with amino-acid sequence MHDHPPHDDVQNIKTAFFLNLAFTIIEFIGGYYVNSVAIISDAIHDLGDSISLLSSWYFQKLSHKGRTKRYSYGYKRFSVLSAIINSTVLLIGSVFILSKTIPRLLHPEQPDTTGMIWLAVLGVLVNGAAVVKTRKGKSMNERVVSLHLMEDVLGWIAVLIGSLVMTFFDVPILDPILSILITAYILINVFKNLNASFKIILQGTPSNVNVDELKTKLLDIPEVTDIHDLHTWSMDGEYHIVTLHLVLAEEDSFVRRKEIKQHARQILEEQTIHHATIELELANECYTTIDPHR; translated from the coding sequence ATGCACGATCACCCCCCTCATGATGATGTACAAAACATCAAAACAGCTTTTTTTCTCAACCTGGCATTCACAATCATTGAATTCATAGGAGGCTACTATGTCAACAGTGTAGCCATCATATCGGATGCCATTCATGATCTAGGGGACTCCATCAGTCTGCTATCGTCTTGGTACTTTCAAAAACTATCTCACAAGGGCCGCACCAAAAGATACTCATACGGCTACAAACGCTTTTCGGTACTGAGCGCCATCATCAATTCTACCGTGCTGCTGATCGGTTCGGTTTTCATCCTCTCCAAAACCATCCCAAGACTCCTACACCCCGAACAACCAGACACTACTGGAATGATATGGTTGGCAGTTTTAGGCGTATTGGTCAATGGCGCAGCGGTAGTCAAAACCAGAAAAGGAAAATCCATGAACGAACGCGTCGTCTCCCTTCACCTCATGGAAGATGTACTCGGTTGGATCGCCGTATTGATCGGAAGTCTAGTCATGACATTTTTTGACGTACCGATTTTGGATCCAATCCTTTCGATATTAATTACGGCATACATACTCATCAATGTCTTCAAAAACCTAAATGCAAGTTTCAAAATCATCCTACAAGGTACTCCATCCAATGTCAATGTAGATGAACTCAAAACGAAACTCTTAGATATACCTGAAGTTACTGACATCCATGACCTACACACTTGGAGCATGGATGGAGAGTACCATATCGTCACATTACACTTGGTACTAGCCGAAGAAGACTCCTTTGTTCGCCGCAAAGAGATCAAACAACATGCACGGCAAATTTTGGAAGAACAGACGATACATCATGCAACCATCGAACTAGAGCTTGCGAACGAATGCTATACGACCATAGACCCTCATCGCTAA
- a CDS encoding C25 family cysteine peptidase has protein sequence MTKNKLHLLILLAVALTCHSVLAQPYGNEWINHNQSYFKITIAEDGIYQLTRAQLAAAGIPVGSIDPRKFQMYHLGQEIALWVEGQQDGVFNSGDYIAFYGQKNDGTTDTPLYVDPSAQPHTYYNLFSDSSAYFLTYRLDLNFGKRITEFSENNIDGLPTESYYIEEKRNVFSNTYYEGQSYGFTNETILGSYDFYEGWTGTFYRQNQSITHTLTGLTPVVQGGYTPSIEMLLSGGNNNAHEVDVYVGPNSTSLRLIETASFNKDENYLINQPLQWTDISAAGDLYIQASIKGVNGAGDRVAMAYTKVLYSKGFDFNNSSEHHLLLPTSTQGKSYIEVQNSLTNILLYDITTPSDPVQIGLNEFVSEFNAIIPNTDIDRSLYAQSGYKTVGQIQATSFRNFDPSQYNYLIISHSNLHANTSDGQPDQIAAYSSYRETLAGGGHQVLALDIDMVFDQFNYGLPSPLAIRRFCEYMYDQGAPEFLFLIGKSSNVQASYYRQDPNTATVRHLVPTFGYPGGDAEFSTGLDGGAGYETIATGRINATEPDHVQAYLDKMIEEESLPYDNLRKKNLIHLSGGNSEQELKTFKTYINGFAQIAADTILGGETAQISKNNNSSVELINISDEINDGAMMVTFFGHSSGFVTDIEIGLVSDPSFGYDNKGKYPTFLVNGCFAGDFFSENESFGVDWILTPDLGASAFMANSYLAFPSNLKRFTDEFYTLAFNHSEFSSLGVGQIKAETGKRYLADYGTSEANLAQVQLTNLQGDPAAKVFGANKADYALDDNLISIKTFNNEQLLATIDSFQIEFNIKNFGIYDDTPMTLQVIRTLADGTSLTYGPIVYNPTLRQDTLAFTIDNQITNAAGQNTLRVEVDPFGEVDELNETNNTASIDLFLTKGSTLNLLPTDFSIQTDPTITFFFQTSDIFSTERSFDFQIDTVSTFNSPYFSTQSMSAKVVGQISVDLNSKGAIPNETVFYWRTRFSDPLPDENDEWVTSSFSYQPGASEGWAQVSDGQLSQSNLTGLTLQNDVWDFVTTQLDLYVETYGSQNPTNTFSDTKVLLEGRNYFTTNSTHTYAHCENNTINFLAFQRQSSAPFSPITFTTAPELNPLICGVLPEYIFNFKESNYTGAVTPIDYINALSDGDKALVFSLGTLDYSLWTDAFKTALESLGIPRTTLDNLTTDDPFIFLGSKNTGQPAIEILATTTPANQATLVMPDDVIGSYDTGDISTNKIGPAKTWNSVSLNLEDSSNPADDIHTLRIYGITPTGNETLLAGNSVDLSYDLSSINASLYPYLRLDLELSDKVDFSPPQLKGWMVNYESSPEGVLLTHTQESNLALDEGEEHTASYTFWNISNKTFSDSIKVRFKLLNSTLSKSTEDSVLIAALEGGDSAQFELELQTLNNTGKSDLVVEVNTTDQYEIYTANNTLRIADYMDVSGDEYNPTLDVLFDGIKIMDGDIVSPNPKIQISMTDENQYLHKEDTLGINFYVKSPCEGCDYVRVPFSSAAVNWQPATDDQDFIIDYSPDKMSDGLYGLRVQASDASGNASGVHPYEINFEVINESTITNFYPYPNPFSLQTRFVFTLTGDTYPEDLKIQIMTVTGRVVKEIFMDELGPINIGNNLSNYAWDGRDNYGDLLANGVYLYRILIKNPGEDFKHRKTAGDKGFKNGFGKMYILR, from the coding sequence ATGACAAAAAATAAGCTACACCTACTGATATTGCTGGCCGTAGCACTGACCTGTCACTCTGTGCTAGCACAACCCTATGGCAATGAATGGATCAACCACAACCAGAGCTACTTCAAAATAACAATCGCCGAAGACGGCATCTATCAACTCACGCGCGCCCAACTCGCAGCGGCAGGCATCCCTGTAGGCAGTATCGATCCTCGTAAGTTCCAAATGTATCACTTGGGCCAAGAAATAGCCCTATGGGTCGAAGGTCAACAAGACGGGGTTTTCAACTCTGGAGATTACATTGCCTTCTATGGACAAAAAAATGACGGCACCACGGACACCCCTCTCTATGTCGATCCCAGTGCGCAACCTCACACGTATTACAACCTCTTCTCAGACTCTTCGGCATACTTCCTGACCTATCGATTGGACTTGAATTTTGGCAAGCGAATTACCGAATTCTCAGAAAATAATATCGACGGATTACCTACCGAAAGCTACTACATCGAAGAAAAGCGCAACGTGTTTTCCAACACCTATTACGAAGGACAGAGCTATGGGTTCACGAACGAAACGATTCTAGGTAGTTATGACTTTTACGAAGGATGGACGGGTACTTTCTACCGTCAAAATCAATCCATCACTCACACATTGACAGGATTGACCCCTGTGGTGCAGGGGGGCTATACGCCAAGTATAGAGATGCTACTCTCCGGCGGCAACAACAATGCACATGAAGTTGATGTCTACGTAGGCCCCAACTCCACCAGTCTACGCCTCATCGAGACAGCCAGCTTCAACAAAGACGAGAACTATCTAATCAATCAACCGCTACAATGGACTGATATCTCGGCAGCAGGAGACCTCTACATCCAAGCCAGTATCAAAGGCGTCAATGGCGCAGGAGATCGAGTAGCCATGGCGTATACCAAAGTCTTATACAGCAAAGGCTTTGATTTCAACAACAGCTCTGAGCACCACCTACTCCTCCCTACAAGCACCCAAGGCAAGTCCTACATCGAAGTACAAAATTCACTCACCAACATCCTCCTCTATGACATCACTACTCCATCCGATCCCGTACAAATCGGCCTCAATGAATTCGTGTCGGAGTTCAATGCCATCATACCCAATACAGACATCGATCGTTCACTATACGCCCAGTCGGGTTACAAAACAGTGGGGCAGATTCAGGCGACCTCCTTCCGCAACTTTGACCCCAGCCAATACAACTACTTGATCATTTCTCATTCCAACCTCCACGCCAACACCTCAGACGGACAACCTGATCAGATTGCTGCCTATAGCAGCTATCGTGAAACCTTGGCAGGTGGAGGACACCAAGTACTTGCCCTCGACATAGACATGGTATTTGATCAATTCAATTACGGATTACCTTCTCCCCTCGCCATCCGACGATTTTGTGAGTACATGTATGACCAAGGGGCTCCAGAGTTTCTTTTCCTTATCGGAAAAAGCTCGAATGTCCAAGCAAGTTACTACCGACAAGACCCCAATACTGCAACCGTACGACATCTCGTACCTACCTTTGGCTACCCAGGAGGTGATGCCGAATTTTCGACTGGGCTAGACGGTGGCGCAGGGTACGAAACCATCGCCACGGGGCGCATCAACGCTACAGAGCCAGATCATGTCCAAGCCTATCTCGACAAGATGATAGAAGAAGAAAGCCTCCCCTACGACAACCTCCGAAAGAAAAACCTCATCCACCTAAGTGGAGGAAACTCCGAACAGGAACTCAAGACCTTCAAAACCTACATCAACGGGTTTGCTCAAATCGCCGCAGACACCATCCTTGGAGGAGAAACCGCACAAATCTCCAAAAACAATAATAGCAGTGTTGAGCTGATCAATATTTCTGATGAAATCAACGATGGAGCCATGATGGTTACGTTTTTTGGGCACTCCAGTGGCTTTGTCACAGATATCGAAATTGGACTAGTATCCGACCCATCGTTTGGCTATGACAACAAGGGGAAGTACCCTACCTTTTTGGTCAACGGCTGTTTTGCAGGAGATTTTTTCAGTGAAAACGAGTCCTTTGGAGTAGATTGGATATTGACTCCAGACCTAGGTGCATCAGCTTTCATGGCCAACAGCTACCTCGCCTTTCCTAGCAACCTCAAGCGTTTCACCGACGAGTTTTACACCCTCGCCTTCAATCACTCTGAATTTTCTAGTCTTGGCGTAGGCCAAATCAAAGCAGAAACAGGCAAGCGTTATCTCGCCGATTACGGCACCAGTGAAGCCAATCTAGCACAAGTGCAACTCACCAACCTACAAGGAGATCCTGCCGCCAAAGTCTTCGGTGCAAACAAGGCTGACTATGCTCTCGATGACAACCTGATCAGCATCAAGACCTTCAACAACGAACAGCTCCTCGCCACCATTGATTCATTCCAAATCGAATTCAACATCAAAAACTTCGGCATCTATGATGACACACCGATGACCCTACAAGTCATCCGAACACTCGCTGACGGTACAAGCTTGACCTATGGCCCCATCGTATATAACCCAACCTTGCGCCAAGACACACTTGCTTTCACGATCGACAACCAGATCACCAACGCGGCGGGCCAAAACACCCTGCGCGTTGAAGTTGATCCTTTTGGAGAAGTAGACGAACTCAACGAGACCAACAATACTGCCTCTATTGATCTATTCCTCACCAAAGGAAGCACACTCAACCTTCTACCGACCGACTTTAGCATTCAGACGGACCCCACGATCACCTTCTTTTTCCAAACGAGCGACATCTTCTCTACAGAGCGATCTTTTGATTTCCAAATCGACACAGTCAGTACTTTCAACAGCCCCTACTTCAGCACACAGTCGATGAGTGCCAAAGTAGTCGGACAAATATCCGTTGACCTAAATTCCAAAGGAGCCATCCCCAACGAAACGGTATTTTATTGGCGCACACGGTTCTCTGACCCACTACCAGACGAGAATGACGAATGGGTCACTAGTTCGTTTAGTTATCAACCAGGAGCAAGTGAAGGCTGGGCTCAGGTCAGTGACGGACAACTCTCACAGTCCAACCTCACAGGACTCACCTTACAAAACGACGTTTGGGATTTTGTCACTACCCAACTTGATCTTTATGTAGAAACCTACGGTTCACAAAACCCCACCAATACATTCAGTGACACCAAAGTCCTACTCGAAGGCCGCAATTACTTCACCACCAATTCCACACACACCTATGCCCATTGCGAAAACAACACCATCAATTTCTTGGCATTCCAACGGCAATCCTCAGCCCCCTTTAGCCCCATCACATTCACTACTGCACCAGAACTAAACCCACTCATCTGTGGTGTACTGCCCGAGTATATTTTCAACTTCAAAGAATCCAATTATACTGGAGCGGTCACCCCCATAGACTACATCAATGCCCTCTCTGATGGGGACAAAGCACTCGTGTTTTCATTAGGCACTTTGGACTATTCACTGTGGACGGATGCATTCAAGACCGCACTAGAATCACTGGGTATACCACGAACTACCCTGGACAACCTGACTACAGATGATCCCTTTATCTTTTTGGGATCAAAGAATACAGGTCAGCCTGCCATAGAAATATTGGCCACTACTACACCTGCCAATCAAGCGACACTCGTGATGCCAGATGATGTCATTGGTAGCTACGACACAGGAGACATCTCTACCAACAAGATTGGACCTGCCAAAACATGGAATTCCGTGAGTCTAAATCTCGAAGATTCTAGCAACCCTGCAGATGACATACATACCCTACGGATCTACGGCATAACACCTACTGGCAATGAAACACTACTAGCTGGCAACTCCGTCGATCTCAGCTATGACTTGAGCAGTATCAATGCAAGTCTATACCCCTACCTACGTCTCGACCTAGAGCTGAGTGACAAGGTAGATTTCTCCCCCCCACAATTGAAAGGATGGATGGTCAACTACGAGAGCTCTCCCGAAGGAGTCCTCCTCACACACACTCAGGAATCCAATTTAGCCTTAGATGAAGGAGAAGAGCACACAGCCTCTTATACCTTTTGGAACATCTCCAACAAGACGTTTTCCGATTCGATCAAGGTGCGGTTCAAATTGCTCAATAGCACACTATCTAAATCCACCGAAGACTCGGTACTCATAGCTGCTTTGGAAGGAGGCGATTCCGCTCAATTTGAGCTAGAACTACAAACCCTTAACAATACTGGAAAAAGTGATCTAGTGGTAGAAGTCAACACCACAGACCAATACGAAATCTATACCGCCAACAACACCCTCCGCATCGCAGACTACATGGACGTGAGTGGAGATGAGTACAACCCCACACTCGACGTGCTATTTGATGGAATAAAAATCATGGACGGAGACATCGTCTCCCCCAATCCCAAAATCCAAATATCGATGACTGATGAAAACCAATACCTCCACAAAGAAGACACATTGGGGATCAACTTCTATGTCAAATCTCCCTGCGAAGGCTGTGATTATGTGCGAGTTCCTTTCAGCAGTGCTGCAGTCAATTGGCAACCTGCGACGGATGATCAGGATTTCATCATTGACTACAGTCCTGACAAAATGAGTGATGGTCTCTATGGTCTACGAGTACAAGCATCCGACGCCTCGGGCAATGCGTCAGGCGTTCACCCCTACGAAATCAACTTTGAAGTCATCAACGAATCGACCATTACCAATTTTTATCCCTATCCGAACCCTTTCTCTTTGCAAACACGCTTTGTTTTCACGCTCACAGGAGATACTTACCCGGAGGATCTCAAAATTCAAATCATGACCGTGACAGGGAGAGTAGTCAAAGAGATATTCATGGATGAGCTCGGTCCGATCAATATTGGCAACAACCTCTCCAACTACGCGTGGGATGGCCGGGACAATTACGGAGACCTATTGGCCAACGGAGTATATCTCTATCGCATCCTCATCAAAAACCCTGGGGAAGATTTCAAACATAGAAAAACAGCTGGCGACAAAGGCTTCAAAAACGGCTTTGGCAAAATGTATATTTTGAGATAG
- a CDS encoding PorV/PorQ family protein encodes MKYTLLFFVFWWATLEVLAQTNTPKYSNEFLAIGVDARALAMSGAYTSVSDDVTAGYWNPAGLNRQVDQYNASLMHAQYFAGIANYDYAAFSTRIDSLSTLGLSAIRLGIDDIPDTRYLYDANGALNYDNIKFFSSADYAFLFSYARKLKVLGGLQAGVNAKIIYRSAGSFASAWGYGLDVGFQKKLKNVHLGLMLKDITGTYNTWSHNTSMIADIYTQTGNTIPENSIEITLPRALLGASYLLDIKERFSILWSLDLEMTLDGKRNTVIKSESLSLDPRAGIEIAYVDRFFVRFGVGQFQEIQNFDRSYTTIFQPNFGVGVQLTSFSIDYALTDIGDQAESPYSHVLSLKARFNDKK; translated from the coding sequence TTGAAATATACGCTACTGTTTTTTGTGTTTTGGTGGGCTACACTGGAGGTGCTGGCACAGACCAATACTCCCAAATACAGCAATGAATTTTTGGCCATCGGAGTAGATGCTAGAGCCCTCGCAATGAGTGGTGCCTATACCTCAGTGTCAGATGACGTCACCGCTGGTTACTGGAATCCCGCTGGACTCAACCGTCAAGTAGATCAGTACAACGCCTCTCTCATGCATGCACAGTATTTCGCAGGGATTGCCAACTACGATTATGCCGCCTTCTCAACACGCATCGACAGCCTCAGCACACTCGGTCTATCAGCTATCCGACTCGGAATCGATGACATCCCCGACACCCGCTACCTTTATGATGCCAACGGCGCACTCAACTACGACAACATCAAGTTTTTTTCGTCCGCTGACTATGCCTTTTTGTTCTCCTACGCAAGAAAACTCAAGGTACTCGGCGGTTTGCAAGCTGGAGTCAATGCCAAAATCATCTATCGCAGTGCAGGTAGTTTTGCTTCGGCATGGGGTTACGGTCTCGATGTAGGTTTTCAAAAAAAACTCAAAAACGTCCACCTAGGACTCATGCTCAAGGATATCACAGGTACATATAACACCTGGAGCCACAACACTTCGATGATTGCAGACATCTACACGCAGACAGGCAACACCATTCCCGAAAACTCCATCGAAATCACCTTGCCTCGAGCTCTATTGGGTGCCAGCTATCTGCTAGACATCAAAGAGCGATTCAGTATACTATGGTCTCTCGATCTAGAGATGACCCTAGATGGCAAACGCAATACCGTCATCAAATCCGAAAGCTTATCACTTGACCCAAGAGCGGGGATAGAAATCGCTTATGTCGACCGCTTCTTCGTTCGTTTTGGAGTCGGACAGTTTCAAGAAATTCAAAACTTTGACCGTTCGTACACGACCATCTTCCAACCCAATTTTGGAGTAGGAGTGCAATTGACCAGTTTCAGCATCGACTATGCACTGACAGACATTGGAGATCAAGCAGAGTCCCCCTATTCACATGTATTATCATTAAAAGCCAGGTTCAATGACAAAAAATAA
- a CDS encoding PadR family transcriptional regulator: protein MKIENTQVQMRKGILEYCVLKIISRGEVYASDMIEELTSAKIMVVEGTLYPLLTRLRKAGLVDYKWVESNSGPPRKYYTITSEGVEFLGHLDETWKQLVASTKKISTNKAS, encoded by the coding sequence ATGAAGATAGAGAATACACAAGTCCAAATGAGAAAGGGTATCCTCGAGTACTGTGTTTTGAAAATCATATCACGAGGCGAGGTATACGCATCAGATATGATCGAGGAGTTGACCTCCGCCAAAATCATGGTGGTGGAAGGTACGCTCTATCCTTTGTTGACACGATTGAGAAAAGCGGGGCTTGTAGACTACAAATGGGTGGAGTCAAATTCGGGACCGCCGCGTAAGTATTACACGATTACCTCGGAGGGGGTAGAGTTTCTCGGACACTTGGACGAGACATGGAAGCAGTTGGTTGCTTCTACAAAGAAAATATCGACCAACAAGGCTTCGTGA